In Winkia neuii, a genomic segment contains:
- a CDS encoding FAD-binding and (Fe-S)-binding domain-containing protein yields MRSQLDTSRLTRGMYSTDAGIYRVIPAAVYFPRNKQEAIAGIKAALKAKLPLTSRGAGTSCAGNAIGPGVVIDFNKHMNQVLDIDPQRCTARVQPGCVEATLQARAAQYGLRFGPDPSSQNRCTIGGMVGNNACGPHATAWGRTAVNIVSLECVDGVGNIFTARNDSLAPREDLQALIDQNLATIRKEFGKFSRQVSGYQLDMALPESGRNLAGFLAGSEGTLVTVLEIEVKLVPIPASPVLMALGYADMIEAARDVPTVLAFRPLSVEGLDRNLVEVVKQNRGQVPALPKGGGWLMCEVSAADEPQSLALAKKIAGAAHTDQVAIYPPGEDAAALWRIRADGAGLGGRTPIVRDEHGNVTGGEQAWAGFEDAAVPPQKLADYLEDFTTCMNRRGINGLLYGHFGDGCVHVRLDFPLTEPQGVARTRAFLEEAADIVARHGGSISGEHGDGRARSELLARMYSPSALALFSQVKGIFDPDGLLNPGVLVDPEPIDAHLRRPAAKAIPARGGYAFGADHGDFTTAVHRCTGIGKCRAQSKGVFMCPSYAATGNEKDSTRGRARILEEAANGNLIESFASPEVLEVLDLCLACKACSADCPAGVDMAKYRSEAYYRIYRGRLRPPSHYLLGALPRWVGLATRLPGLAKVINAAMATPLRKIAFKVAGLDTRRQAPRLVTERFSKWAKRVGIEQALAGARPQDRYVALWADSFSETLDSVGAKATVKVLHEAGYKVLLAPPSCCGLTWISTGQLPAAKKRLRQLLENLAPLAAAGIPIVGVEPSCSAVLRDDLPELLHQDRRAHLVAKNVYTLAELLSTPAPIGPTNWKLPDLHGLKVVAQPHCHHYSVMGWQRDRQLLRRAGAQVIEVSGCCGLAGNFGMEKGHYDVSVKVAENDLLPSLRANPDAVLLADGFSCRTQALQLAGRKGIHLATLLANGSAHPETTALN; encoded by the coding sequence ATGCGCTCGCAATTGGACACTAGTCGGCTTACGCGCGGCATGTACTCGACCGATGCCGGCATCTACCGGGTTATTCCCGCAGCCGTCTATTTTCCCCGCAACAAGCAAGAAGCCATCGCTGGAATAAAAGCCGCCCTGAAAGCAAAACTGCCATTGACCAGCAGGGGAGCGGGCACTTCCTGTGCCGGCAACGCCATAGGGCCCGGAGTGGTAATCGACTTTAACAAGCACATGAACCAGGTGCTGGATATTGATCCGCAACGGTGCACCGCCCGCGTGCAACCAGGATGTGTAGAAGCAACGTTGCAGGCGCGTGCCGCCCAATACGGATTGCGTTTTGGGCCTGATCCCTCTAGCCAGAACCGGTGCACTATCGGCGGAATGGTAGGAAATAACGCCTGCGGGCCGCATGCAACAGCGTGGGGCAGGACGGCGGTAAACATTGTGTCGCTAGAGTGCGTGGACGGGGTTGGCAATATCTTTACTGCCCGAAACGACTCGCTCGCCCCGCGAGAAGACTTGCAAGCGCTGATTGACCAGAACCTGGCCACCATCCGCAAGGAATTCGGTAAATTCTCTAGGCAAGTCTCGGGTTACCAATTGGATATGGCCCTACCAGAATCGGGGCGGAATCTGGCCGGGTTTTTGGCGGGTAGCGAGGGCACTCTGGTGACTGTACTCGAAATAGAAGTAAAACTTGTGCCCATACCTGCTTCTCCGGTGCTCATGGCGTTGGGCTATGCGGACATGATCGAAGCGGCCAGGGACGTTCCCACCGTGTTGGCGTTTCGGCCTCTTTCTGTCGAGGGGCTCGACCGCAACCTGGTAGAGGTAGTCAAACAAAACCGCGGCCAGGTTCCCGCACTGCCCAAGGGCGGCGGCTGGCTAATGTGCGAAGTGTCGGCAGCAGATGAGCCGCAATCTTTAGCACTGGCGAAAAAAATAGCCGGCGCCGCGCACACGGATCAGGTAGCCATCTATCCTCCCGGCGAGGACGCAGCCGCCCTCTGGCGCATCAGGGCCGACGGGGCCGGCCTGGGCGGGCGCACCCCAATTGTCCGAGACGAGCATGGCAACGTAACTGGCGGCGAGCAGGCGTGGGCAGGTTTTGAAGATGCTGCCGTCCCTCCGCAAAAATTAGCCGACTACTTAGAAGACTTCACCACCTGTATGAACAGGCGCGGCATCAACGGCCTCCTCTACGGGCACTTCGGGGACGGCTGCGTGCACGTGCGCCTAGACTTTCCCCTGACCGAGCCGCAAGGCGTCGCCCGTACCCGCGCCTTCTTAGAAGAAGCAGCGGACATCGTTGCCCGACACGGCGGTTCCATCTCGGGCGAGCACGGGGACGGGAGGGCCCGCTCAGAACTGCTCGCCCGCATGTATTCGCCCTCGGCGCTAGCACTATTTAGCCAGGTAAAAGGCATCTTTGACCCGGATGGGTTACTAAATCCCGGCGTGCTGGTAGATCCCGAACCGATAGATGCACACCTACGCCGCCCAGCAGCAAAAGCCATTCCTGCTCGCGGCGGATATGCTTTCGGCGCCGACCACGGCGACTTCACCACCGCAGTGCACCGCTGCACCGGCATTGGCAAATGTCGAGCCCAAAGCAAAGGCGTATTCATGTGCCCGTCCTATGCTGCTACCGGCAACGAAAAGGACTCCACTCGCGGGCGGGCTCGCATCCTAGAAGAAGCGGCAAACGGAAACCTGATTGAATCCTTCGCTTCCCCAGAAGTACTGGAAGTGCTCGACCTGTGTCTGGCCTGCAAAGCCTGCAGCGCCGACTGCCCAGCCGGGGTGGACATGGCAAAATATCGCAGCGAGGCCTACTACCGCATTTACCGAGGGCGACTTCGCCCACCCAGCCACTACCTGCTGGGCGCCCTCCCAAGGTGGGTGGGGCTGGCAACGCGCCTGCCCGGCCTCGCTAAAGTCATAAACGCCGCGATGGCCACCCCGCTACGTAAAATCGCCTTCAAAGTTGCCGGCCTAGATACGCGCCGGCAAGCACCCCGCCTAGTCACTGAACGATTCAGCAAATGGGCAAAGCGGGTAGGAATAGAGCAGGCGCTCGCGGGAGCGCGCCCGCAGGATAGGTACGTCGCACTCTGGGCAGACTCCTTCAGTGAAACACTCGATTCGGTGGGCGCAAAGGCCACTGTGAAGGTTCTGCACGAGGCCGGATACAAGGTGCTGCTCGCGCCCCCTAGCTGCTGCGGGCTGACTTGGATTTCCACGGGGCAGCTTCCCGCTGCAAAGAAGCGCCTCCGCCAGCTGCTAGAAAACCTGGCCCCACTGGCCGCAGCGGGGATCCCGATCGTAGGGGTGGAACCGTCCTGCAGTGCCGTCCTCCGCGACGATCTTCCAGAACTACTGCACCAGGACAGGCGGGCGCACCTGGTGGCGAAGAACGTTTACACATTGGCAGAACTGCTTAGCACTCCCGCGCCCATAGGCCCAACTAACTGGAAGCTACCTGACTTGCACGGCCTAAAGGTGGTTGCTCAGCCACACTGCCACCACTATTCGGTGATGGGGTGGCAGCGGGATCGGCAGCTGCTGCGCCGCGCTGGAGCCCAGGTGATAGAGGTTTCTGGCTGCTGCGGGCTGGCAGGAAACTTCGGCATGGAAAAGGGTCACTACGACGTGTCGGTAAAGGTGGCAGAAAACGACCTGCTGCCCTCGCTGAGGGCGAACCCCGATGCGGTGTTGTTAGCCGACGGATTCTCTTGCCGCACGCAGGCGCTGCAACTGGCGGGACGCAAAGGTATACACCTGGCTACGCTGCTTGCAAACGGAAGCGCACACCCCGAAACAACTGCACTAAACTGA
- a CDS encoding O-acetylhomoserine aminocarboxypropyltransferase/cysteine synthase family protein, producing MSWNFETNQIHAGQQPDPTTGARALPIYQTTSYVFESAQQAADRFALKDQGPIYSRLTNPTWDVVEARLATLEGGVGALLTSSGAGAISLSILTIAQAGDNIVASPSLYGGTTNLFVHTLPKYGIETRLVEDPHDIESWKALADERTVAFYGETIPNPAGDILDLEPLAKAAHEVGVPLIVDNTVPTPYLLRPIEWGADIVVHSATKYLGGHGTSVLGVIVDSGNFDWTKEPERFVQFNQPDPSYHGLTYGPDLGNQAFILKARAQGLRDLGFSASPFNAFLIEQGIETLSLRIERHVDNALKIAQYLEKRKNEGRGVDAISYSGLESSPYYELAKKYTPRGAGALVSFDITGGREVGEKFVDNLPLFSNLANIGDVRSLVAHPASTTHSQLEEEGLKKAGITGGTIRLAVGIENVEDLIDALETAFKAVGL from the coding sequence ATGTCTTGGAATTTTGAAACTAACCAGATCCACGCCGGCCAGCAGCCCGACCCCACCACCGGGGCGAGGGCGTTGCCGATCTACCAGACCACCTCTTACGTGTTCGAGTCCGCCCAGCAGGCGGCTGACCGCTTCGCCCTCAAAGATCAAGGCCCCATCTACTCGCGCCTGACGAACCCCACCTGGGATGTGGTCGAGGCACGACTGGCAACTCTGGAGGGCGGCGTCGGCGCCCTGCTCACGTCTTCTGGCGCGGGCGCAATCAGCCTGTCGATTCTGACGATCGCCCAGGCCGGAGACAACATTGTGGCTTCGCCCTCGCTATATGGCGGCACCACGAACCTGTTCGTACACACCCTGCCCAAGTACGGTATCGAGACCCGCCTGGTCGAAGATCCCCACGACATCGAATCGTGGAAGGCCCTCGCTGACGAACGCACCGTGGCTTTCTATGGGGAAACCATTCCCAACCCGGCCGGAGACATTCTGGATCTAGAACCGCTAGCCAAGGCGGCGCACGAAGTTGGCGTACCGCTAATCGTCGACAACACCGTGCCGACCCCGTACCTGCTGCGTCCGATCGAATGGGGTGCAGACATTGTGGTGCACTCGGCCACGAAGTACCTGGGCGGACACGGCACCTCCGTGCTAGGCGTCATCGTCGATTCGGGCAACTTCGATTGGACCAAGGAACCGGAACGCTTCGTCCAGTTCAACCAGCCCGACCCGTCATACCACGGCCTCACCTACGGCCCCGACCTGGGCAATCAGGCCTTCATCCTGAAGGCACGCGCCCAGGGGTTGCGAGATCTAGGCTTCAGCGCCTCCCCGTTCAATGCCTTCCTAATTGAACAGGGCATCGAAACGCTCTCGCTGCGCATTGAACGGCACGTGGACAACGCCCTCAAGATCGCGCAGTACCTAGAAAAGCGCAAGAACGAGGGCCGCGGCGTGGACGCGATCAGCTACTCCGGCCTGGAGTCGAGCCCCTACTACGAGCTCGCCAAGAAGTACACCCCGCGCGGTGCGGGCGCCCTGGTCAGCTTCGACATCACCGGTGGCCGCGAGGTAGGCGAGAAGTTCGTCGACAACCTGCCGCTCTTCTCGAACCTGGCAAACATCGGCGACGTGCGTTCGCTAGTAGCCCACCCTGCCTCCACCACCCACTCGCAGTTGGAAGAGGAAGGGCTGAAGAAGGCCGGCATCACCGGCGGCACGATCCGACTTGCGGTTGGCATCGAAAACGTCGAAGACCTGATCGACGCCCTCGAAACCGCGTTCAAGGCTGTGGGCCTGTGA
- a CDS encoding C40 family peptidase, whose amino-acid sequence MSSKKFSLRGRALVSSLIIGGIALSGLGGTFALAAPSDDDIARAKQAEKAAAGSVADIEVKLAQNTAKSEEALTAAQRAGERFAQASVKADAASRAADKARKDADQAKKKVEEARKSLGDVATTVYRQSGSLSSAVPYLNADGLETIEMRRVAIELFGGKADQKMQTFSAMQQVANVIEERATKAEATQKAAASAMESRASAAQQAANAAEAAQRSTAQRRSELIAQLAAARGTTKELETKRQEELERQRRAREAEAARRALATQRAQEEARRKAAEAAAAQQAEAQRQAAAQAQAQAQAQAQANDSSAEDETPAPAPAPAPAPAPAPAPAPAPSGGGGNAVVAAAASQIGVPYVWGGAARYAGLDCSGLSMTSWAQVGVDLPRTAEQQYLWGVNSGRGVSINNLRAGDLVFWGDASGVYHVAVYAGGGEIIEAPYPGATVRRTGLYYGNLMALGVRPA is encoded by the coding sequence GTGAGTTCAAAGAAATTCTCTTTGCGCGGGCGCGCACTTGTAAGCAGCCTGATCATAGGCGGAATCGCGCTGTCCGGACTAGGCGGTACCTTCGCCCTGGCTGCGCCCTCGGATGACGACATTGCCCGGGCAAAGCAGGCCGAAAAGGCGGCGGCAGGATCGGTCGCTGACATCGAAGTAAAGCTGGCACAGAACACTGCCAAGTCAGAAGAGGCACTAACTGCGGCTCAGCGTGCAGGCGAACGCTTCGCCCAGGCGTCTGTGAAGGCGGATGCGGCTTCAAGGGCGGCAGATAAGGCCCGCAAGGACGCCGACCAAGCCAAGAAGAAGGTAGAAGAAGCCCGCAAGTCCCTAGGGGATGTGGCCACCACCGTTTACCGGCAGTCCGGTTCACTCTCGTCTGCGGTGCCCTACCTAAATGCCGACGGGCTCGAAACTATTGAAATGCGCCGCGTTGCCATCGAACTATTCGGTGGTAAGGCCGATCAGAAGATGCAGACCTTCTCGGCCATGCAGCAGGTCGCCAACGTCATTGAAGAGCGCGCTACGAAGGCGGAAGCCACCCAGAAGGCCGCCGCCTCCGCAATGGAATCGCGCGCGAGTGCTGCCCAGCAGGCTGCAAATGCCGCCGAAGCTGCCCAGCGTTCCACCGCGCAGCGCCGCAGTGAGCTCATTGCTCAGCTGGCTGCTGCCCGCGGTACTACCAAGGAACTGGAAACCAAGAGGCAGGAAGAGCTAGAACGCCAGCGGCGCGCCCGCGAGGCAGAAGCCGCCCGCCGCGCCCTGGCCACTCAACGGGCGCAAGAGGAAGCGCGTCGCAAGGCTGCCGAAGCGGCGGCCGCTCAGCAGGCGGAAGCGCAGCGACAGGCAGCAGCCCAGGCGCAGGCCCAAGCTCAGGCGCAGGCTCAGGCGAACGATTCCAGTGCCGAGGACGAAACTCCCGCACCCGCACCCGCTCCCGCACCTGCTCCCGCACCGGCCCCGGCCCCAGCTCCCGCTCCCTCGGGTGGCGGCGGCAATGCCGTGGTAGCTGCAGCAGCTAGCCAGATTGGCGTTCCCTACGTGTGGGGTGGTGCGGCACGGTATGCGGGCCTGGATTGCTCTGGCCTGTCCATGACTTCGTGGGCTCAAGTGGGTGTCGACCTGCCGCGTACTGCCGAGCAGCAGTACCTGTGGGGCGTAAATTCCGGACGCGGTGTCTCAATCAATAACCTTCGCGCTGGTGACTTGGTATTCTGGGGCGATGCAAGCGGCGTCTACCACGTGGCGGTTTATGCCGGGGGCGGGGAAATTATTGAAGCCCCTTATCCCGGAGCTACAGTGAGGCGAACCGGCCTGTACTATGGCAACTTGATGGCGCTTGGGGTTCGCCCAGCGTAG
- a CDS encoding alpha/beta fold hydrolase encodes MTDFRPLPTEVPDEAPPQGKWGPDISGPGFEAQTLSLHADSEGPVMATLVAHRAEADPQAIAGTPKEPGFVALYIHGWNDYFFQREQARHVAAAGGAFYAIDLRKYGRSWRLYQSFGYVDSLDTYDEDLDAALRLIRSEHPHLPLLLMGHSTGGLSAALWANRHRDQVSALLLNSPWITWQYDNTSKTVVTPLVRAWSWRAPRQVVPMPEGENIYARSLAGWDSEDGPLPDYLRPWREDPSVRGWNLIPQWKTSKSAPIRPGWLQAILAGHTEIAKGLQLTCPTLVWASVGSFGGKWNLLARRRDAVLDADKVAATAHKLSTNVTLRRFESLHDVILSDPDVRQSAWASFHAWLPMALPQAANPPSILGEAACTQICP; translated from the coding sequence ATGACCGATTTTCGCCCTCTGCCCACGGAAGTCCCCGATGAGGCACCGCCGCAAGGCAAGTGGGGCCCCGACATTTCAGGGCCCGGATTCGAGGCGCAAACGCTCTCTTTGCATGCCGATTCCGAGGGGCCCGTCATGGCTACCCTGGTCGCGCACCGCGCCGAGGCCGATCCCCAGGCCATCGCGGGTACTCCTAAAGAACCGGGGTTCGTGGCGCTCTACATTCACGGGTGGAATGACTACTTTTTCCAGCGCGAGCAGGCCCGCCACGTGGCCGCTGCGGGGGGCGCTTTCTACGCGATCGACCTGCGCAAGTACGGCAGGTCGTGGCGGCTGTACCAGTCCTTCGGGTATGTCGATTCGCTAGACACTTACGACGAGGATTTGGATGCGGCGCTGCGGCTGATTCGCTCGGAACACCCCCACCTGCCTTTACTCCTGATGGGCCACTCCACCGGCGGATTGTCGGCGGCGCTGTGGGCGAACCGGCACCGCGACCAGGTTTCTGCCCTGCTCCTAAATTCGCCTTGGATCACCTGGCAGTACGACAACACTTCGAAAACGGTGGTTACCCCACTGGTGCGCGCGTGGTCTTGGCGGGCCCCCCGCCAGGTGGTGCCCATGCCCGAGGGCGAAAACATCTACGCCCGCTCGCTGGCGGGTTGGGACAGCGAGGACGGGCCTCTTCCGGACTACTTGCGTCCGTGGAGGGAGGATCCTTCCGTGCGCGGCTGGAATCTGATCCCGCAGTGGAAGACGTCTAAATCTGCCCCCATCAGGCCGGGCTGGCTCCAGGCCATCCTAGCTGGGCACACGGAGATAGCTAAGGGATTGCAGCTTACTTGCCCGACCCTGGTGTGGGCATCTGTGGGATCTTTTGGCGGCAAATGGAACCTACTGGCCCGCCGCCGCGATGCCGTCTTGGATGCGGACAAGGTAGCTGCTACCGCGCACAAGCTTTCTACCAACGTAACCTTGCGCCGGTTTGAATCGCTGCACGACGTAATCTTGTCTGACCCGGACGTGCGCCAGAGCGCGTGGGCTTCCTTCCACGCCTGGCTGCCTATGGCTCTGCCGCAGGCCGCCAACCCGCCCTCGATATTAGGCGAGGCGGCCTGCACCCAGATTTGCCCCTAG
- a CDS encoding PfkB family carbohydrate kinase: MTASPRVLCVGEALMDRIERDGSAKEYVGGSLLNVARGIAQLGHDTTLASWWGEDERGQQLAKALAEGDVHVLPGTSGADHTTVAYAHVDSEGRATYEFDLLWDLPEQARTDTYDHLHTGSFAATVEPGGKKVLRLVKEAALTGTVSYDPNIRPSVMGSPEQVRSRIEEIISFCDIVKASDEDISWLYPDRAVEDVMRSWLAMGPAMVITTRGPWGAYARLAGERDMLVIDPLNVELGDTVGAGDSFMAGLISALLDAGLAGSGQARRKLREAKWADVLSALHRATVTSGLTVSKLGAFSPNRADVARVTDGHPELK; this comes from the coding sequence ATGACTGCAAGTCCGCGCGTGCTGTGCGTCGGAGAGGCCCTGATGGACCGCATCGAACGCGACGGTTCCGCAAAGGAATACGTGGGCGGATCGCTGCTGAATGTGGCCCGCGGAATCGCCCAGCTGGGCCATGACACGACCTTGGCCTCGTGGTGGGGCGAGGACGAGCGGGGCCAGCAGCTGGCCAAGGCGCTAGCCGAGGGCGACGTGCATGTCTTGCCAGGTACTTCGGGTGCAGATCACACCACCGTGGCCTACGCGCACGTCGATTCTGAGGGGCGCGCTACCTACGAGTTCGATCTGTTGTGGGACCTGCCGGAACAGGCTCGTACCGACACTTACGATCACCTGCACACCGGCTCGTTTGCGGCAACGGTGGAACCGGGTGGCAAGAAGGTGCTGCGGCTGGTGAAGGAAGCGGCTCTTACCGGGACTGTTTCCTACGATCCGAACATTAGGCCGTCCGTGATGGGTAGCCCGGAACAGGTGCGCAGCCGGATTGAAGAGATCATTTCCTTCTGCGACATTGTGAAGGCCTCCGACGAGGATATTTCCTGGCTATACCCTGACCGCGCGGTGGAAGATGTCATGCGCTCCTGGCTGGCCATGGGGCCCGCCATGGTCATTACGACTCGTGGCCCGTGGGGTGCTTACGCACGGCTAGCCGGCGAACGCGACATGCTGGTCATTGACCCGTTGAATGTGGAACTGGGTGACACCGTGGGCGCCGGTGATTCCTTCATGGCCGGGCTGATCTCGGCACTGCTGGATGCCGGTCTTGCCGGTAGTGGGCAGGCTCGCAGGAAGCTGCGCGAGGCAAAGTGGGCGGATGTGCTTTCCGCGCTGCACCGCGCCACCGTCACCTCGGGCCTGACCGTTTCCAAGCTTGGCGCTTTCTCTCCGAACCGCGCCGACGTAGCTCGGGTAACTGACGGGCATCCGGAATTGAAGTAG
- the metX gene encoding homoserine O-acetyltransferase MetX: MPVTGAWREDEARGPRMYAELGPLPLEGGGKLPAVRLAYETWGKLNPARNNAILILHALTGDSHVAGPAGPGQPTPGWWAQAVGPKLPLDTDKYFIVAPNVLGGCMGSTGPSSLAPDGREWGSRFPQLSTRDMVRAEARLADLLGIDQFAAIVGPSAGGHRAVEWAVTYPERTRTLILVATAACTTAEQAAWAHAQIAAIELDPHFNGGDYYHSDEGPVRGLGLAREIAHTTYRTPLELDERFGRNRQGDEEPLAGGRLAVQSYLDYHARKLAARFDAGSYRILSKAMITHDVGRGRGGVAEALARFSGPALVVGVNSDRLFYARDCEKMAKALPGGRFAQIHTPFGHDGFLIEFAQVNAILAEFMEELE; the protein is encoded by the coding sequence CTGCCTGTAACCGGGGCTTGGCGCGAGGACGAGGCTCGCGGCCCCCGCATGTACGCCGAATTAGGGCCGCTGCCTTTAGAGGGCGGCGGGAAGCTGCCCGCGGTTCGTCTTGCCTATGAAACGTGGGGCAAGTTAAACCCGGCCAGGAACAACGCCATTTTGATCCTTCACGCTCTGACTGGGGATTCCCACGTCGCCGGCCCAGCCGGGCCGGGTCAACCCACTCCCGGCTGGTGGGCGCAGGCGGTGGGGCCGAAGCTCCCGCTCGATACCGACAAGTACTTCATCGTGGCACCAAACGTGCTGGGCGGGTGCATGGGTTCTACCGGTCCTTCCTCGCTAGCCCCGGATGGGCGCGAGTGGGGGTCGCGTTTCCCGCAGCTGTCCACGCGCGACATGGTCAGGGCGGAGGCCCGCTTGGCAGATCTGCTGGGCATTGACCAGTTCGCAGCTATCGTGGGCCCTTCTGCGGGCGGGCATCGGGCAGTCGAATGGGCTGTCACCTACCCGGAACGGACCCGCACGCTGATCTTGGTGGCAACGGCAGCATGCACCACCGCCGAGCAGGCGGCATGGGCCCACGCGCAGATTGCCGCCATCGAGCTGGATCCGCATTTCAACGGTGGCGACTACTACCACAGCGACGAAGGACCGGTGCGCGGGTTAGGGCTTGCGCGCGAGATCGCCCATACCACCTACCGCACCCCACTGGAACTGGACGAGCGATTCGGGCGAAACCGCCAGGGCGACGAGGAACCACTGGCCGGCGGTAGATTAGCGGTGCAGTCCTATTTGGACTACCACGCCCGCAAATTGGCGGCCCGCTTTGATGCGGGCAGCTACCGGATCCTCTCTAAGGCAATGATCACCCACGACGTGGGCCGAGGACGGGGCGGCGTGGCCGAAGCGCTCGCTCGTTTTTCCGGACCAGCCTTAGTGGTTGGAGTAAATTCGGATCGGCTGTTCTACGCCCGCGACTGCGAAAAGATGGCGAAGGCACTTCCGGGTGGCCGCTTCGCCCAGATTCACACCCCCTTTGGCCACGACGGCTTCTTGATAGAATTTGCCCAAGTCAATGCCATCCTCGCGGAGTTTATGGAAGAACTAGAATGA
- a CDS encoding inorganic diphosphatase, giving the protein MEFDVTIEIPKGNRNKYEVDHETGRIRLDRMLFTSTRYPDDYGFIDGTLGEDGDPLDVLVLLEEPTFPGCVIRCRALGMFRMRDEKGGDDKVVAVPTADQRMAWRTELEDVSEFHRLEIQHFFEVYKDLEPGKSVEGAHWVGREEAEEEIRVSIKREQDRIAAGGHAVNPVPVIEPEQ; this is encoded by the coding sequence ATGGAGTTTGATGTAACCATCGAAATCCCGAAAGGGAATAGGAACAAGTACGAGGTCGACCACGAAACTGGTCGCATCCGCTTGGACCGTATGCTGTTCACTTCTACCCGTTACCCAGACGATTACGGGTTTATCGACGGCACGCTAGGCGAGGACGGCGACCCGCTCGACGTTCTGGTGCTTCTTGAAGAGCCAACTTTCCCCGGCTGCGTCATCCGCTGCCGTGCCTTGGGAATGTTCCGCATGCGCGACGAGAAGGGCGGCGACGACAAGGTTGTTGCAGTTCCCACCGCTGATCAGCGCATGGCATGGCGTACCGAGCTCGAGGACGTCTCTGAGTTCCACCGCCTGGAAATCCAGCACTTCTTCGAGGTGTACAAGGATCTAGAACCCGGCAAATCGGTCGAGGGCGCACACTGGGTTGGCCGCGAAGAGGCGGAAGAAGAAATTCGCGTCTCTATCAAGCGCGAACAGGATCGCATTGCTGCCGGCGGGCACGCAGTAAATCCGGTTCCGGTGATCGAGCCCGAGCAGTAA